The proteins below are encoded in one region of Agelaius phoeniceus isolate bAgePho1 chromosome 35, bAgePho1.hap1, whole genome shotgun sequence:
- the GLI1 gene encoding zinc finger protein GLI1 isoform X1: MFDPSGPPAAGYSEHCCLHPPHGAAPAAPGPPGLDFPVCHQPGQRGYGLAPGAEHAGDGSRFSTPRGAGKLSKKRALSISPLSDSSIDLQTVIRTSPNSLVAFINSRCASSGGSYGHLSISTISPSLGYQSPPGQHKGQGHLYTPAPACSSHEVPTRPGLLQHPPARGALKHCQQLKLEWSLSSPLSAKFPEERSEGDISSPASTGTQEPLLGMLDVREELEKEDGKAECEAVYETNCYWDGCAKEFDTQEQLVHHINNEHIHGEKKEFVCHWAACSREQRPFKAQYMLVVHMRRHTGEKPHKCTFEGCNKAYSRLENLKTHLRSHTGEKPYVCEHEGCNKAFSNASDRAKHQNRTHSNEKPYVCKIPGCTKRYTDPSSLRKHVKTVHGPDAHVTKKHRGDVGPGRALPTPGAPPDMKQEKEANGPSEAQKDDGKLLVPELALKPQPSPGGQSSCSSDHSPLGSTTNNDSGVEMAGNAGGSYEDLSTLEDVVPGEPMGTSGLMALHKLENLRIDKLKQLRKPAASKGLNLPPIPGAGLPGEVPPPASHRRIAELSAAELGLAAPGERRSSGTSTVSSAYTVSRRSSLVSPYLCPGGDAAAMPGGPCPVDGYGAASPDESRRSGDAGGLPGVGSLTPAQRYRLKAKYAAATGGPPPTPLPSVEQVASGGHGGTPGGYPAPAGPRCVANGFLRRNSSNESPGYPGSVPAHMVPRHGVRRASDPARTVAKPPAVPRVQRFKSVGNVSVPGAGRTALQPLGGSEANLQRHGFSPRPPSITENVFMESMGGPGPDSGLLDMEQYLSYPEEGFPCQGTGVELQGGIYGAHRTMVGTHGDMEEGLLQQPEFSLPQCQVNQRFPSLPAGNSGAVPEPWDGPPQATLGMSSRQSVGAPTMSGPHCPHQNIEYPHPSACGQHPRLVSSCQDQEFSGGHRFNRLQIKSEQRYPAPSPALTPCPSTKLGGPSASPAAFGHSMDVGQAGYPPVGPTPGGYMGMASPGARRAQTPTLQTKEVMVRNYVEAQQALLWGEQQPLCKGSVAGAGLGSEPGQCQAVPAPPPYLSPRYCSYQPKGDHLQSLAEPQHLLSPPCFNPEMIPHPPSGPKPAAHLSYPNSLAQPGHGYEGADSGARRLPRLPPARPVPEGAGNLPLYYPGQGGKGGHKLLGQGAASCGASGHYGPEGLKGTSCYYLDSGEQVANSLDSLDLENTHLDFAAIVEDVETPPALPRPPSPAGGLLVPSHGGANMAVGDMSSMLSTLAGESHFLNSLS, from the exons ATGTTCGACCCCTCTGGACCCCCGGCCGCCGGCTACAGCGAGCACTGCTGCCTGCACCCCCCGCACGGAGcagcccccgccgccccgggaCCGCCAG GGCTGGATTTCCCCGTGTGCCACCAGCCCGGGCAGCGCGGCTATGGGCTGGCCCCAGGAGCTGAACACGCCGGGGATG GCTCCCGGTTCTCCACGCCCCGAGGCGCAGGGAAGCTGAGCAAGAAGCGAGCCCTGTCCATCTCGCCCCTGTCCGACTCCAGCATCGACCTGCAGACCGTGATCCGCACCTCGCCCAACTCCCTCGTGGCTTTCATCAACTCCCGCTGCGCCTCCTCTGGCGGCTCCTACGGTCACCTGTCCATCAGCACCATCAg CCCGTCCCTGGGGTACCAGAGCCCacctgggcagcacaagggcCAAGGGCACCTGTACacaccagccccagcctgcagctcccacgAGGTGCCCACACGgccggggctgctgcagcacccaCCTGCTCGAGGGGCACTGAAACACTGCCAG cagctgaagctggaGTGGAGCCTGAGCAGCCCCCTGAGTGCCAAATTCCCAGAGGAGCGATCTGAGGGTGACATCTCCAGCCCAGCATCCACGGGCACCCAG GAGCCCTTGCTGGGCATGCTGGATGTCcgggaggagctggagaaggaggatGGCAAAGCCGAGTGTGAGGCTGTGTATGAGACCAACTGCTACTGGGACGGCTGTGCCAAGGAGTTCGacacccaggagcagctggtgcAC cacatcAACAACGAGCACATCCACGGTGAGAAGAAGGAGTTCGTGTGCCACTGGGCAGCGTGCTCGCGGGAGCAGAGGCCCTTCAAGGCTCAGTACATGCTGGTGGTGCACATGAGGCGCCACACGGGGGAGAAACCTCACAAGTGCACG TTTGAGGGCTGCAACAAGGCCTATTCCCGCCTGGAGAACCTCAAGACGCACCTGCGCTCGCACACGGGGGAGAAGCCCTACGTGTGTGAGCACGAGGGATGCAACAAAGCCTTCTCCAACGCCTCTGACCGTGCCAAGCACCAAAACCGCACCCACTCCAACGAG AAGCCCTACGTGTGCAAGATTCCCGGCTGCACCAAGCGCTACACGGACCCCAGCTCCCTGCGCAAACACGTCAAGACCGTGCACGGCCCCGACGCCCACGTCACCAAAAAGCACCGGGGGGAcgtggggccgggccgggcactGCCCACCCCCGGTGCCCCCCCGGATATgaagcaggagaaggaggcaAACGGCCCCAGCGAGGCTCAGAAGGACGATGGGAAACTCCTGGTGCCTGAGCTGGCCCTG aagccccagcccagcccaggggggCAGTCCTCGTGCAGCAGTGACCACTCACCCCTGGGCAGCACCACCAACAACGACAGCGGCGTGGAGATGGCAGGAAACGCCGGTGGCAGCTACGAGGACCTGTCCACTCTGGAGGACGTGGTGCCCGGGGAGCCCATGGGCACCTCGGGGCTCATGGCCCTGCACAAGCTGGAGAACCTTCGCATCGACAAACTGAAGCAGCTGAGGAAACCGGCGGCTTCCAAGGGCCTGAACCTGCCACCCATCCCTGGAGCCG GCCTGCCCGGGGAGGTGCCACCCCCAGCCTCTCACCGCCGCATCGCCGAGCTGTCGGCGGCCGAGCTGGGCCTGGCGGCGCCGGGCGAGCGCCGCAGCAGCGGCACCAGCACCGTCAGCTCTGCCTACACCGTCAGCCGCCGCTCGTCCCTGGTGTCCCCGTACCTGTGCCCGGGCGGTGACGCCGCGGCGATGCCCGGCGGGCCGTGCCCGGTGGACGGTTACGGTGCCGCCTCTCCGGATGAGTCGCGGCGCTCCGGTGATGCcggggggctgccgggggttGGCAGCCTGACCCCGGCACAGCGGTACCGCCTCAAGGCCAAGTACGCCGCGGCCACGGGCGGCCCCCCGCCCACCCCGCTGCCCAGCGTGGAGCAGGTGGCCTCAGGTGGGCACGGCGGCACGCCCGGCGGTTACCCCGCGCCCGCCGGGCCTCGCTGCGTCGCCAACGGCTTCTTGAGAAGGAACAGCTCCAACGAGAGCCCCGGTTACCCGGGCAGCGTGCCCGCTCACATGGTGCCCCGACACGGCGTGCGACGGGCGAGTGACCCCGCCCGGACGGTGGCCAAGCCTCCGGCCGTGCCCAGAGTGCAGAGGTTTAAGAGCGTGGGCAATGTGAGCGTGCCGGGCGCGGGCAGGACGGCGCTGCAGCCTCTGGGTGGCTCTGAGGCCAACCTGCAGCGCCACGGCTTCTCCCCACGCCCCCCCAGCATCACTGAGAACGTCTTCATGGAGAGCATGGGGGGTCCTGGCCCCGATTCCGGCCTGCTGGACATGGAGCAGTACCTGAGTTATCCTGAGGAAGGCTTCCCGTGCCAGGGCACTGGCGTGGAGCTCCAGGGTGGCATCTACGGCGCTCACCGGACCATGGTGGGGACTCATGGGGACATggaggaggggctgctgcagcagcctgagtTCTCCCTCCCACAGTGCCAGGTGAACCAGCGCTTCCCCAGTTTGCCTGCTGGGAACAgtggggctgtgccagagccCTGGGATGGACCCCCCCAGGCCACGCTGGGGATGAGCTCCAGACAAAGTGTGGGTGCTCCCACCATGTCTGGGCCGCACTGTCCTCATCAAAACATCGAGTACCCCCATCCCAGCGCCTGTGGGCAGCATCCCAGACTGGTGAGCTCATGCCAGGACCAAGAATTTTCGGGGGGGCATCGTTTTAACCGGCTCCAGATCAAATCTGAGCAGCGATACCCAGCGCCGAGCCCAGCACtcactccctgccccagcaccaaGCTGGGCgggccctcagcatcccccgcTGCCTTTGGGCACAGCATGGACGTGGGGCAGGCTGGGTACCCCCCTGTGGGGCCCACACCGGGTGGGTACATGGGCatggccagcccaggtgcccgcAGAGCCCAGACCCCCACCCTGCAGACCAAAGAGGTGATGGTCCGGAACTACGTGGAGGCGCAGCAGGCGCTGCTGtggggggagcagcagcccctgtgcaagGGCAGCGTGGCCGGCGCGGGGCTGGGCAGCGAGCCCGGGCAGTGCCAGGCCGTGCCAGCCCCACCACCGTACCTCAGCCCCAGGTACTGCAGTTACCAACCCAAAGGGGATCATCTGCAGAGCCTGGCGgagccccagcacctcctgagCCCGCCCTGCTTCAACCCCGAGATGATCCCACACCCTCCAAGCGGCCCCAAGCCAGCGGCTCACCTGAGCTACCCaaacagcctggcacagcctgggcacggCTACGAGGGGGCAGACAGCGGTGCCCGGCGCCTGCCACGCctgccccccgcccgccccgtgCCCGAGGGAGCCGGGAACCTCCCCCTGTACTACCCAGGGCAGGGGGGCAAAGGTGGGCAcaagctgctggggcagggggcagcGAGCTGCGGGGCGAGCGGGCACTACGGCCCGGAGGGACTCAAGGGCACCTCCTGTTACTACCTGGACTCTGGGGAGCAGGTGGCCAACAGCCTGGACTCGCTGGACCTGGAGAACACGCACCTTGACTTTGCTGCCATTGTGGAGGACGTGGAGACCCCCCCGGCGCTGCCCAGaccccccagcccggccggggggcTCCTGGTGCCCTCACATGGGGGCGCCAACATGGCAGTGGGGGACATGAGCTCCATGCTGAGCACGCTGGCAGGGGAGAGCCACTTCCTCAACTCGCTGTCCTAA
- the GLI1 gene encoding zinc finger protein GLI1 isoform X2, producing MFDPSGPPAAGYSEHCCLHPPHGAAPAAPGPPGLDFPVCHQPGQRGYGLAPGAEHAGDGSRFSTPRGAGKLSKKRALSISPLSDSSIDLQTVIRTSPNSLVAFINSRCASSGGSYGHLSISTISPSLGYQSPPGQHKGQGHLYTPAPACSSHEVPTRPGLLQHPPARGALKHCQLKLEWSLSSPLSAKFPEERSEGDISSPASTGTQEPLLGMLDVREELEKEDGKAECEAVYETNCYWDGCAKEFDTQEQLVHHINNEHIHGEKKEFVCHWAACSREQRPFKAQYMLVVHMRRHTGEKPHKCTFEGCNKAYSRLENLKTHLRSHTGEKPYVCEHEGCNKAFSNASDRAKHQNRTHSNEKPYVCKIPGCTKRYTDPSSLRKHVKTVHGPDAHVTKKHRGDVGPGRALPTPGAPPDMKQEKEANGPSEAQKDDGKLLVPELALKPQPSPGGQSSCSSDHSPLGSTTNNDSGVEMAGNAGGSYEDLSTLEDVVPGEPMGTSGLMALHKLENLRIDKLKQLRKPAASKGLNLPPIPGAGLPGEVPPPASHRRIAELSAAELGLAAPGERRSSGTSTVSSAYTVSRRSSLVSPYLCPGGDAAAMPGGPCPVDGYGAASPDESRRSGDAGGLPGVGSLTPAQRYRLKAKYAAATGGPPPTPLPSVEQVASGGHGGTPGGYPAPAGPRCVANGFLRRNSSNESPGYPGSVPAHMVPRHGVRRASDPARTVAKPPAVPRVQRFKSVGNVSVPGAGRTALQPLGGSEANLQRHGFSPRPPSITENVFMESMGGPGPDSGLLDMEQYLSYPEEGFPCQGTGVELQGGIYGAHRTMVGTHGDMEEGLLQQPEFSLPQCQVNQRFPSLPAGNSGAVPEPWDGPPQATLGMSSRQSVGAPTMSGPHCPHQNIEYPHPSACGQHPRLVSSCQDQEFSGGHRFNRLQIKSEQRYPAPSPALTPCPSTKLGGPSASPAAFGHSMDVGQAGYPPVGPTPGGYMGMASPGARRAQTPTLQTKEVMVRNYVEAQQALLWGEQQPLCKGSVAGAGLGSEPGQCQAVPAPPPYLSPRYCSYQPKGDHLQSLAEPQHLLSPPCFNPEMIPHPPSGPKPAAHLSYPNSLAQPGHGYEGADSGARRLPRLPPARPVPEGAGNLPLYYPGQGGKGGHKLLGQGAASCGASGHYGPEGLKGTSCYYLDSGEQVANSLDSLDLENTHLDFAAIVEDVETPPALPRPPSPAGGLLVPSHGGANMAVGDMSSMLSTLAGESHFLNSLS from the exons ATGTTCGACCCCTCTGGACCCCCGGCCGCCGGCTACAGCGAGCACTGCTGCCTGCACCCCCCGCACGGAGcagcccccgccgccccgggaCCGCCAG GGCTGGATTTCCCCGTGTGCCACCAGCCCGGGCAGCGCGGCTATGGGCTGGCCCCAGGAGCTGAACACGCCGGGGATG GCTCCCGGTTCTCCACGCCCCGAGGCGCAGGGAAGCTGAGCAAGAAGCGAGCCCTGTCCATCTCGCCCCTGTCCGACTCCAGCATCGACCTGCAGACCGTGATCCGCACCTCGCCCAACTCCCTCGTGGCTTTCATCAACTCCCGCTGCGCCTCCTCTGGCGGCTCCTACGGTCACCTGTCCATCAGCACCATCAg CCCGTCCCTGGGGTACCAGAGCCCacctgggcagcacaagggcCAAGGGCACCTGTACacaccagccccagcctgcagctcccacgAGGTGCCCACACGgccggggctgctgcagcacccaCCTGCTCGAGGGGCACTGAAACACTGCCAG ctgaagctggaGTGGAGCCTGAGCAGCCCCCTGAGTGCCAAATTCCCAGAGGAGCGATCTGAGGGTGACATCTCCAGCCCAGCATCCACGGGCACCCAG GAGCCCTTGCTGGGCATGCTGGATGTCcgggaggagctggagaaggaggatGGCAAAGCCGAGTGTGAGGCTGTGTATGAGACCAACTGCTACTGGGACGGCTGTGCCAAGGAGTTCGacacccaggagcagctggtgcAC cacatcAACAACGAGCACATCCACGGTGAGAAGAAGGAGTTCGTGTGCCACTGGGCAGCGTGCTCGCGGGAGCAGAGGCCCTTCAAGGCTCAGTACATGCTGGTGGTGCACATGAGGCGCCACACGGGGGAGAAACCTCACAAGTGCACG TTTGAGGGCTGCAACAAGGCCTATTCCCGCCTGGAGAACCTCAAGACGCACCTGCGCTCGCACACGGGGGAGAAGCCCTACGTGTGTGAGCACGAGGGATGCAACAAAGCCTTCTCCAACGCCTCTGACCGTGCCAAGCACCAAAACCGCACCCACTCCAACGAG AAGCCCTACGTGTGCAAGATTCCCGGCTGCACCAAGCGCTACACGGACCCCAGCTCCCTGCGCAAACACGTCAAGACCGTGCACGGCCCCGACGCCCACGTCACCAAAAAGCACCGGGGGGAcgtggggccgggccgggcactGCCCACCCCCGGTGCCCCCCCGGATATgaagcaggagaaggaggcaAACGGCCCCAGCGAGGCTCAGAAGGACGATGGGAAACTCCTGGTGCCTGAGCTGGCCCTG aagccccagcccagcccaggggggCAGTCCTCGTGCAGCAGTGACCACTCACCCCTGGGCAGCACCACCAACAACGACAGCGGCGTGGAGATGGCAGGAAACGCCGGTGGCAGCTACGAGGACCTGTCCACTCTGGAGGACGTGGTGCCCGGGGAGCCCATGGGCACCTCGGGGCTCATGGCCCTGCACAAGCTGGAGAACCTTCGCATCGACAAACTGAAGCAGCTGAGGAAACCGGCGGCTTCCAAGGGCCTGAACCTGCCACCCATCCCTGGAGCCG GCCTGCCCGGGGAGGTGCCACCCCCAGCCTCTCACCGCCGCATCGCCGAGCTGTCGGCGGCCGAGCTGGGCCTGGCGGCGCCGGGCGAGCGCCGCAGCAGCGGCACCAGCACCGTCAGCTCTGCCTACACCGTCAGCCGCCGCTCGTCCCTGGTGTCCCCGTACCTGTGCCCGGGCGGTGACGCCGCGGCGATGCCCGGCGGGCCGTGCCCGGTGGACGGTTACGGTGCCGCCTCTCCGGATGAGTCGCGGCGCTCCGGTGATGCcggggggctgccgggggttGGCAGCCTGACCCCGGCACAGCGGTACCGCCTCAAGGCCAAGTACGCCGCGGCCACGGGCGGCCCCCCGCCCACCCCGCTGCCCAGCGTGGAGCAGGTGGCCTCAGGTGGGCACGGCGGCACGCCCGGCGGTTACCCCGCGCCCGCCGGGCCTCGCTGCGTCGCCAACGGCTTCTTGAGAAGGAACAGCTCCAACGAGAGCCCCGGTTACCCGGGCAGCGTGCCCGCTCACATGGTGCCCCGACACGGCGTGCGACGGGCGAGTGACCCCGCCCGGACGGTGGCCAAGCCTCCGGCCGTGCCCAGAGTGCAGAGGTTTAAGAGCGTGGGCAATGTGAGCGTGCCGGGCGCGGGCAGGACGGCGCTGCAGCCTCTGGGTGGCTCTGAGGCCAACCTGCAGCGCCACGGCTTCTCCCCACGCCCCCCCAGCATCACTGAGAACGTCTTCATGGAGAGCATGGGGGGTCCTGGCCCCGATTCCGGCCTGCTGGACATGGAGCAGTACCTGAGTTATCCTGAGGAAGGCTTCCCGTGCCAGGGCACTGGCGTGGAGCTCCAGGGTGGCATCTACGGCGCTCACCGGACCATGGTGGGGACTCATGGGGACATggaggaggggctgctgcagcagcctgagtTCTCCCTCCCACAGTGCCAGGTGAACCAGCGCTTCCCCAGTTTGCCTGCTGGGAACAgtggggctgtgccagagccCTGGGATGGACCCCCCCAGGCCACGCTGGGGATGAGCTCCAGACAAAGTGTGGGTGCTCCCACCATGTCTGGGCCGCACTGTCCTCATCAAAACATCGAGTACCCCCATCCCAGCGCCTGTGGGCAGCATCCCAGACTGGTGAGCTCATGCCAGGACCAAGAATTTTCGGGGGGGCATCGTTTTAACCGGCTCCAGATCAAATCTGAGCAGCGATACCCAGCGCCGAGCCCAGCACtcactccctgccccagcaccaaGCTGGGCgggccctcagcatcccccgcTGCCTTTGGGCACAGCATGGACGTGGGGCAGGCTGGGTACCCCCCTGTGGGGCCCACACCGGGTGGGTACATGGGCatggccagcccaggtgcccgcAGAGCCCAGACCCCCACCCTGCAGACCAAAGAGGTGATGGTCCGGAACTACGTGGAGGCGCAGCAGGCGCTGCTGtggggggagcagcagcccctgtgcaagGGCAGCGTGGCCGGCGCGGGGCTGGGCAGCGAGCCCGGGCAGTGCCAGGCCGTGCCAGCCCCACCACCGTACCTCAGCCCCAGGTACTGCAGTTACCAACCCAAAGGGGATCATCTGCAGAGCCTGGCGgagccccagcacctcctgagCCCGCCCTGCTTCAACCCCGAGATGATCCCACACCCTCCAAGCGGCCCCAAGCCAGCGGCTCACCTGAGCTACCCaaacagcctggcacagcctgggcacggCTACGAGGGGGCAGACAGCGGTGCCCGGCGCCTGCCACGCctgccccccgcccgccccgtgCCCGAGGGAGCCGGGAACCTCCCCCTGTACTACCCAGGGCAGGGGGGCAAAGGTGGGCAcaagctgctggggcagggggcagcGAGCTGCGGGGCGAGCGGGCACTACGGCCCGGAGGGACTCAAGGGCACCTCCTGTTACTACCTGGACTCTGGGGAGCAGGTGGCCAACAGCCTGGACTCGCTGGACCTGGAGAACACGCACCTTGACTTTGCTGCCATTGTGGAGGACGTGGAGACCCCCCCGGCGCTGCCCAGaccccccagcccggccggggggcTCCTGGTGCCCTCACATGGGGGCGCCAACATGGCAGTGGGGGACATGAGCTCCATGCTGAGCACGCTGGCAGGGGAGAGCCACTTCCTCAACTCGCTGTCCTAA
- the PRPH gene encoding peripherin has translation MSRRDRDPGMSPPLPVAPERLAAAAAARGAEREELAALNDRFAAFLERVRALERQNGTLRAALGRATAASGPRTGLVQGELRGLRERLQRLGRDRDRLQAERDGLATDLAALRQRLEDETQKREDAEKSLVLFRKDVDHATLSRLELERKVELLMDEIGFLKKLHEEELRDLEVSGPSPAGLPEVEMCKPELTAALREIRTQYESIAVKNLQEAEEWYKSKFADLSDAANRNHEALRLAKQEMNESRRQIQSLTCEVDGLKGVNEALQRQMREMEDEFGEEIGNYQDVVGRLEQEIQQMKEEMARHLREYQDLLNVKMALDIEIATYRKLLEGEESRITIPLHPTTSFSMRSSVLEPQPAESPARRMVLIKTIETRDGQQVVTESHKERAGK, from the exons ATGAGCCGCCGTGACCGCGACCCCGGGATGTCGCCGCCGCTCCCCGTGGCCCCGGAGCggctggcggcggcggcggcagcgcgggGAGCGGAACGGGAGGAGCTGGCGGCGCTGAACGATCGTTTCGCCGCTTTCCTGGAGCGGGTGCGGGCGCTGGAACGGCAGAACGGGACCCTCCGCGCCGCCCTGGGCCGCGCCACGGCCGCCAGCGGGCCCCGCACCGGGCTGGTGCAGGGGGAGCTGCGGGGActgcgggagcggctgcagcgCCTCGGCCGCGACCGGGACCGGCTCCAGGCGGAGCGGGACGGGCTCGCCACAGACCTGGCGGCCCTGAGGCAACG gctggaggaCGAGACGCAGAAGCGGGAGGATGCCGAGAAGAGCCTGGTGCTGTTCCGCAAG GACGTGGATCACGCCACGCTGTCCCGCCTGGAGCTGGAGCGCAAGGTGGAGCTGCTGATGGACGAGATCGGCTTCCTCAAGAAACTGCACGAGGAG gagctgcgGGACCTGGAGGTGAGCGGCCCGAgcccggcggggctgcccgAGGTGGAGATGTGCAAACCGGAGCTGACGGCAGCGCTGCGGGAGATCCGCACCCAGTACGAGAGCATCGCGGTCAAAAACCTGCAGGAAGCCGAGGAATGGTACAAATCAAAG TTTGCCGACCTCTCGGATGCAGCAAACCGCAACCACGAGGCGCTGCGCCTGGCCAAGCAGGAGATGAACGAGTCCCGGCGGCAGATCCAGAGCCTGACGTGCGAGGTGGACGGGCTGAAGGGCGTG AACGAGGCGCTGCAGCGGCAGATGCGGGAGATGGAGGACGAGTTCGGGGAGGAGATCGGGAACTACCAGGACGTGGTggggaggctggagcaggagatcCAGCAGATGAAGGAGGAGATGGCACGGCACCTGCGCGAGTATCAGGACCTGCTGAACGTCAAGATGGCCCTGGACATTGAGATTGCCACGTACAGAAAGCTGCTGGAGGGCGAGGAGAGCCG GATCACCATCCCACTGCACCCCACCACCTCCTTCAGCATGAGGAGCTCAG TGCTGGAGCCTCAGCCTGCAGAGAGCCCGGCCCGGAGGATGGTGTTGATCAAAACCATCGAGACACGGGATGGGCAG CAAGTGGTGACAGAATCGCACAAGGAGCGAGCGGGGAAGTGA